Genomic segment of Fusobacterium varium:
ATATATAATGTACTAATTATATATTTATTATTCAAAAGGAGAGATAAAATGAAAAAAATAATATTAGGACTTTTCATGTTAACAACATCATTGTTTGCAAAAGAAACAATATTAGTACAAGGAGCTATGGATATTGAAACTGAATATCTTATTAAAGCTCTTTCAAATCCAGTAAAAGAACAAATAGCGTCTTGGACTTTCTGGAAGGGAGAAATAGGAAATAAAACTGTTATAGTATCAAGAACTGAAATAGGTATAACAAATGCTTCAGCTGCTACTACAATTGGTATAATGAAATATTCTCCTAATCTAATAATTAATCAAGGAACTTCTGGTGGACATGATCCTAAATTACATGCTGGAGATATAGTTTTAGCAGAAAAAATTATTAATATAGGAGCTGTTAGAACTGAAAGAAAAGAATATGGAATACCAGCAGATGACAAAGATGGAATATTTTTTGAAGATGTTCAAAGAATTAGAGATTCTAAAGGAAATACTGTTGACTATCCTTATTTTTCTAGCGAAAAGAAAATTATAGACATCGCAAAAAAAATAGACT
This window contains:
- a CDS encoding 5'-methylthioadenosine/S-adenosylhomocysteine nucleosidase codes for the protein MKKIILGLFMLTTSLFAKETILVQGAMDIETEYLIKALSNPVKEQIASWTFWKGEIGNKTVIVSRTEIGITNASAATTIGIMKYSPNLIINQGTSGGHDPKLHAGDIVLAEKIINIGAVRTERKEYGIPADDKDGIFFEDVQRIRDSKGNTVDYPYFSSEKKIIDIAKKIDYKNGKIVVGTIGTADQWNRELERIKFIHERYNTSAEEMETVAAAQVAKAFNIPFMGVRILSNTDIHNEDFNPQTAIWCQEYTVELIKKLDL